Proteins encoded by one window of Gouania willdenowi chromosome 4, fGouWil2.1, whole genome shotgun sequence:
- the LOC114461995 gene encoding zinc finger protein OZF-like: protein MMDLCGRTTADGDKLQDDAFNTKVHLHTPGLPAGGVDGVLCKGESAHGLQLQDHLLIKKEEEELWESREEKQEMNIMAFIVKSEDEEEAAQFSQVNWRQTEENMEGEPATCHSAKVMKVETNVDISEGPEAAKNSDPNSSTQDTDGEVTSETEVSDDDDDDDDDEEEGWQEPLSETESEGGDIDINCTKWKTCESIKNTDMECNISPESINFSKSGRQVHTKENTTLDSEKSSPCVGGEKKNTDPPTSEKQFGCDVCGKRFNCKKTLKGHMMIHTGEKPFGCDICGKRFNSRTDLKRHMRVHTGEKPFGCEVCSKHFSSSTLLKNHMINHTGEKPFGCEVCGQRFATKAHLKEHLKIHTGEKPFQCDVCSKGFNSKTHLKRHMVVHSGEKPFSCDVCTKRFRQKTHLKNHMLIHTGEKPFKCYVCRKEFNSKTNLNLHMRIHTGEKPFGCDFCGHRFSQKASVIAHMRVHTGEKPFGCEVCGKRFRFRAHLSRHTRVHMV, encoded by the exons ATGATGGATCTCTGTGGGAGAACAACAGCAGATGGTGACAAACTACAGGATGATGCTTTCAACACCAAAGTTCACCTCCACACTCCAG GGTTGCCTGCTGGTGGTGTTGATGGCGTGCTCTGTAAAGGAGAATCCGCTCATGGACTGCAGCTCCAGGATCATCTCCTCATaaagaaggaagaagaagaactctgggAAAGTCGGGAGGAAAAGCAGGAGATGAATATCatggcttttattgtgaagagtgaagatgaagaggaggcaGCTCAGTTTTCTCAGGTAAACTGGAGACAAACTGAGGAGAACATggaaggagaacctgcaacttGCCACTCAGCTAAAGTAATGAAAGTAGAAACGAATGTGGATATTAGTGAAGGCCCAGAAGCTGCAAAGAACTCTGATCCAAACAGTTCTACACAAGACACCGATGGAGAAGTAACTTCTGAGACTGAagtcagtgatgatgatgatgatgatgatgatgatgaagaagaaggTTGGCAAGAACCTTTGTCCGAGACTGAATCTGAAGGTGGAGACATTGACATCAATTGTACAAAGTGGAAAACATGTGAATCcattaaaaacactgatatGGAATGTAATATTTCACCAGAATCCATCAATTTTTCTAAATCTGGTCGACAAGTTCACACaaaggaaaatacaacactggaTTCAGAGAAATCATCTCCCTGTGTGGGTGGtgagaagaaaaatacagacCCTCCCACTAGTGAGAAACAgtttggttgtgatgtttgtggtaaGAGATTTAACTGCAAAAAGACCCTGAAAGGTCACATGATGatccacactggagagaaaccctttggttgtgacATTTGTGGGAAACGCTTCAATAGCAGAACAGACCTGAAGCGACACATGAGAGTtcacactggagagaaaccctttggatGTGAGGTTTGTAGTAAACATTTTAGTAGCTCAACACTTCTGAAGAATCACATGATCAACCACACAGGGGAGAAACCTTTTGGCTGTGAGGTTTGTGGTCAACGTTTTGCTACAAAAGCACATCTGAAAGAGCATCTGAagattcacacaggagagaaaccctttcaATGTGACGTTTGTAGCAAAGGTTTTAACAGCAAAACGCACCTGAAGCGACACATGGTTGTTCactcaggagagaaaccctttagTTGTGATGTGTGTACTAAACGTTTTCGGCAGAAGACGCATCTGAAGAATCACATGTtgatccacacaggagagaaaccctttaaATGTTATGTTTGTAGAAAAGAATTTAACAGCAAAACTAATTTGAACTTGCACATGAGAATCCATACTGGGGAAAAACCATTTGGTTGTGATTTTTGTGGCCACAGATTTTCTCAGAAGGCAAGTGTAATAGCTCATATGAGAGTTCATACAGGTGAGAAACCATTTGGATGTGAAGTGTGTGGGAAAAGGTTCAGATTTCGAGCACATTTAAGCAGGCATACAAGAGTTCATATGGTTTAG